One stretch of Chiloscyllium plagiosum isolate BGI_BamShark_2017 chromosome 17, ASM401019v2, whole genome shotgun sequence DNA includes these proteins:
- the LOC122558662 gene encoding tetranectin-like protein codes for MAAAKLLSILCVAVAIITLTAAQSRSKASKSGKGKDDLRNEIDKLWREVNSLKEMQALQTVCLKGTKIHKKCYLASKSAKSYHAANEDCIAQGGTLSIPRSSDEANSLRSYAKKSVTGAREFWIGVNDMTTEGKFVDVNGLPITYFNWDRNEPRGGTRENCVVASINSQSKWSDEVCRTEKRYICEYLIP; via the exons ATGGCAGCAGCAAAGCTCCTCTCCATCCTCTGTGTCGCTGTGGCCATAATAACTTTGACTGCAGCCCAGTCCAGATCCAAAGCGTCAAAGTCTGGGAAAG GCAAGGACGATTTGAGGAATGAAATTGACAAACTATGGCGAGAGGTCAATTCACTTAAAGAAATGCAAGCACTGCAGACTG TTTGCCTGAAAGGGACAAAAATTCACAAAAAGTGCTACCTGGCATCGAAAAGCGCAAAGAGCTACCATGCAGCAAATGAAGACTGTATTGCCCAGGGAGGGACCTTGAGCATCCCCAGAAGCAGTGATGAAGCTAACTCCCTCCGTAGCTATGCCAAGAAGAGCGTGACTGGGGCCAGGGAGTTCTGGATTGGTGTCAATGATATGACCACTGAGGGCAAATTTGTTGATGTGAATGGATTGCCGATTACTTATTTCAACTGGGATCGGAATGAGCCACGTGGGGGAACACGTGAGAATTGCGTGGTGGCTTCAATTAACAGCCAAAGCAAATGGTCTGACGAGGTGTGCCGTACCGAGAAGAGATACATCTGTGAATATCTCATTCCTTAG